The genomic region ATTTACTTAATCGCTGAAAAAGGACCTCAGTGCAAAACATTTCTTAAATCAACACTTGATGCAATAGAAACAGGTGTGAACGCACTAGCTAATCAATTACATGGGCGCGATGTTAACTTCTTTATGTTTGAGTCTACCTTTGAATCACCAAATGTCGACAACGATACAGCAGATGACATTGCTTTTCGACGTCGCTTTCTCATGCAAAATGACTTTGACAAACAAACTGACATCAACTATTTACAACCTTCTCTCAATCGCAATGGAAAACCTGTTCCGTTAGAATTGTATATCAAAACAAATATTCCATTGACTAAAGACATTTATGGAACAAGTATCAAATCTTGCTATATTCTCAAATATGTATTTGCAAACCGTCTTCCTCGCAAGATTATTTATCCATTACTTATCAAGATGGGGCTGAGTAAAGAAGTCAGTGACTAACCCCTTGAAATCAGCAAATAAAGCCGTTACAATAATGAGGAGGTAAGACTTACGGGTTACTGAACGCACTCTGCCGTTTGTCTAAAAAACTAGAAAGGAATCGTGACTTATGCTAACAAAAGAGTTTGCCGAAAAAACAGGCTTAAGCGAAAAACAAGTTCGTAAAATTGTGCAGCATCTTGAGGAAAGAGGCTACCACTTAAAAAAGACAGAATACCGCGGTCGTGAAGCGACAGATTTTCAAGAAGAAGATATCGAATTATTCCAGGAAATCGCCGAACGTGTGGGTCGAACAAATAGCTATGAGCTTGCTTTTGAAGAACTTGAACAGGAAAAAGATTTTTTACAAGTTATTGTTAAAGAAGATCAAAACCATCTTCCAAGTGATCAACAAGTCCCACACCTTCTTAATGAATTACGCAATGAAATCAATCAAATGCGCGAAGAACGTCAAATGTTAGGTCAAATGGTTTCTCAAGTCCATCAACAGCAAGAAGAGTTGAAAGCATTACATACAAAATTAAATCAACAACTTGAATCGAGCAATCAATCGTTAGCGACACTTACTGAAGCCCAAAAACAACAAACTGAGCAGATTAATCAAACACAACAAAGTATTGAATCTCAAGTTCAACAGCAGAAAGCATTAGCACATACGATTGAACGCAATGAGAAAAAAGGATTTTTACAGCGCTTGTTCGGAGGATAATCCGTACATTTTGCAACAATATCTATCACGGTTTATAATAAGTGATGCATGATTAACTTAATATGACAATGCTAGGGGTGCTCGAGTGAGCTGAGAAAGATGAATCTTAACTCTTTGAACCTGAAGTGGTTAGAACCAACGAAGGGAAGCTTTAATACGATATACTGTTGCTGAAATCAGTATTCTAGCGTATCCATTTCAATCTAATCATCCTCTTGCCCCCTACTCATTGGCAGGAGGCTTTTTTATGGAACAAACCGTCATTATTGGTGCTGGTGTCATGGGATTGTCAATTGCACGTCAATTGAAATCTAAACACCGACACATTCGCATCATCGATCGCTCGACTCCACGAATGAATGCATCCTATGCAGCTGGAGGAATGCTAGGTGCTCAAAATGAATTTTTTGAAGACACACCTTTATACCGTCTTGCCATGCAAAGTCGTGCAATGATGCCCGAAACTGCAAAAGATTTAGAGCGTGAAACAGGTATCGATATTGAATACCAAAAGTATGGTTTAATCAAAGTGGCTTCAAACAGCCACGATATAACAGCACTACACAAACAATTCCAATTTTTACAATCACACGATCATACGATTAAACTACTGTCTTCCTCAGAAATGGCACAACGTTTTCCAAAGCTTGATCCTAATCAAAGTGCCGCTTTTAAAATTCAAGACGACGGACAAATCAATGCTAATATTTATACGCAAGCATTAATAAAATCAGTAGCCCACCGAGAATCTATCGAATTATTGACTCATACCGAAACCACTTCTATCTCTCAACAGGATAACGGGGGCTATCATATTCATACGTCTAAAGGAACTTTCCATGCTGACGAACTGATTATCGCAGCTGGCGCTTGGAGTGGCGCGTTATTGCATCACCTCAATATTCATTTACCGACGCACCCTGTCAAAGGTGATGTCAAACTTATCGCATCTGACTATCATGGTTTGCAAGAAACTATTTTTAATGTAAATGGATGTTACATCGTGCCGAAAAAGCCGAATCGTTTCTTAATTGGCGCTACTTCTGAAATCGACAACTGGAGCACTCAGAATAATCGCGATAACTTGAATTGGCTAGACCGTGAGAGTATTGCTATGATTCCTGCATTAAAACAAGGCCGTATCATTAAAGAGTGGACAGGTATTCGTCCTATTACACCAGATGGAGAGCCCATCATGGGAGAAGTTCGTCCGAATCTATATGTCACAACAGGACATTATCGAAATGGTATTCTTCTATCACCGATTGTGGGGAAACTTATGGCGCAATTGGTAGATGGCAATCACCAAGCACGTGAAATATTACAACCATTCCAACCTCATCAGCATACAATTTAAAAATTATACTTGATTTTATAAACGCTTCCTATTATTCTTATTTTATAAATCGGAATTAAAAGGAAGCGTGTTTTTATGTCTACGTTATATATTATTATCAATATCATTATATTTATTTTAGCACTTCTAGGATTGGCAATAATGGCTAAAAAGCATATTAAATTCCCGAAACGCGTCTTT from Staphylococcus felis harbors:
- a CDS encoding DNA-binding protein; this encodes MLTKEFAEKTGLSEKQVRKIVQHLEERGYHLKKTEYRGREATDFQEEDIELFQEIAERVGRTNSYELAFEELEQEKDFLQVIVKEDQNHLPSDQQVPHLLNELRNEINQMREERQMLGQMVSQVHQQQEELKALHTKLNQQLESSNQSLATLTEAQKQQTEQINQTQQSIESQVQQQKALAHTIERNEKKGFLQRLFGG
- the thiO gene encoding glycine oxidase ThiO, giving the protein MEQTVIIGAGVMGLSIARQLKSKHRHIRIIDRSTPRMNASYAAGGMLGAQNEFFEDTPLYRLAMQSRAMMPETAKDLERETGIDIEYQKYGLIKVASNSHDITALHKQFQFLQSHDHTIKLLSSSEMAQRFPKLDPNQSAAFKIQDDGQINANIYTQALIKSVAHRESIELLTHTETTSISQQDNGGYHIHTSKGTFHADELIIAAGAWSGALLHHLNIHLPTHPVKGDVKLIASDYHGLQETIFNVNGCYIVPKKPNRFLIGATSEIDNWSTQNNRDNLNWLDRESIAMIPALKQGRIIKEWTGIRPITPDGEPIMGEVRPNLYVTTGHYRNGILLSPIVGKLMAQLVDGNHQAREILQPFQPHQHTI